GGCAGAAAGACCAGGTAACTAAGAGAATTAAACAACATGTGAGGGAATCAGACGGACAACTGAGCTTTGTCAGCAATGCTGTTCAGAAGATCGCCAACCGTGCGGAAGGTCAACAGCTCTTTTTGTGAAAACCGGATCTTGAACTTCGATTCAATAGCGACAATCAGGTTCACATGCGACAGAGAATCCCAGCCATCAACCTCATCCGCCGTCATCTCCGCTCGAAGTTCAATCGTATCATCATCAAAAACTTCGTGAAAAACAGGTTCCAGTAACTCTTTTACGCCCATCTCAATCCTCCAGTGTCGACAGGTCACCTTCATCCTGTCCGAGAAAACGCGCCCTTAAAACCCGGCGCATGATTTTTCCGCTTTTGTTCTTCGGAATTGTGTTACAAAACAGCACCTGTCTCGGCGTGGCGATCGATGATACACGATTAGCCAGGTAGAGGCGAATCTTCATTTCGAGTTCGTCTGTGGCTTCAATCCCTTTATGCAGACTCACAAAGACGACGACCGCTTCAAACAGGACCTCATCCGGAACACCGACCACCCCTGATTCGGCAATCTCTGCTATTTCCAGAAGAGCACTTTCGACCTCAAACGGACTGATCAGATGACCGCCCGTATTGATCACATCATCGCTACGCCCCATAAACCAGTAGTAGCCGTCGTCATCACAACTGGCCGTATCTCCAGTGTA
This genomic interval from Desulfuromonadaceae bacterium contains the following:
- a CDS encoding acyl carrier protein, producing MGVKELLEPVFHEVFDDDTIELRAEMTADEVDGWDSLSHVNLIVAIESKFKIRFSQKELLTFRTVGDLLNSIADKAQLSV